Genomic window (Sulfurimonas sp.):
ACACCAATTCAAGCTTATGTTCAAATAAATAATGTTTTAAAAGAGTATTGATAATAAAAAGAGAGAGTGCAGACTTAATAATAATTAAGTCTGCTGAGTTATGTTTTAAAGAGCAGGATTAAATTCCATCTACACGAAGTATTTTATCTTTTCCAACCATTAAATTAACGGTCATACCGATTCTTTTGAAAACGCTTTCTTGTCTGTACTCAATGTTATGTTTTAAACAAATTTCTTTTACAAGAGGTTGCATTTTTTGTTGGTAAGATTGAGGCGTATTTGGAAATAGGTGATGCTCAATTTGGTAGTTTAAGAAACCATGTGTAAAGTCTATTAAATCTGTTCCAGTATTGTAATTTACACTTCCCATAATCTGTCTAAGGTAGAACTCTCCTTGAGATTTATGTGGCTCTGAAAACTGGTAAATATCTCCTGCCGAGTGGTTTGGTACGATTACTAAAAATGAGTGAAGGTTTGCATATACTTCTGCCATTACTAATATAATTAAAGCACTTACAACAGCAGTCCAACCAAGTGGTAAAAACAGAAGAGGCATAGCTACAAACTGAAATAATCCATAAGGTAAATAGAAATCTTTCCAAAGTTTTCTTCCTGTTTGAGAAAATGGAAGATAGTTATACTCATCAGTTTCTGGTAACTTATTTTTTCTTCTTTCTTTATTATTTAAAATTCTCATAGTATTTGGAGCATAGTATGTGGGTTTCCAAACACAGGCAAAAGCATAAACAAGAACCTTTTTAGACCAAAAAGGAGCTGGAAAGTTTATGAGCCATTGAAGATTTTTTTCAACATTATCTGGATCATCGTCTTCTCCTAAATGATAATGGTGCATAATATTATGCTCATATTCCCATGCATCAGGTTTTATCCAGTCAAGCCAATCGATATATCGTCTAGCTCCTCTAGCGTAACCTTTTTTCTTATACTTTAATGGAATGTTTGGAACTTTATCATAAGCACCATGTAAAATAGGATGAGTTATATCTGCCCATCTTGTTACATTTCCAACACCTACAAGAATTGCTGCAATAATACCCAATGTCCAAAAACCAAATGCTCCAAGACCAATAGAAACTTCAAGAGCAGTTACTAGATATATCATAAAGAAACCAGCAAATGTAGCACCTCTTGACCAGCGTTCAAGTTTGAGTAGATGCTGAAAGTCTTTTTCTGATACTGGACCAAGTTTTTCTTTAATCTCTTCTATATCTTTTTGAAGTAAGTCTTTATCAATATCTTCATATTTTGCATATATATGATTAGCAGGTAGTGCTTCGAATATTTTAGTTGGAGATTCATCTTCTACCTCGTTGAAAATATGAGTTTCTTCATTTGCTTCATCAGCCCAAATAGCTTCTTGTTTTTCAACTTCTAAGGCTTCTTCAGTTGAAACAATAGCATCTCTGTCTTCTCGTTGTTTAAGAATTTCATCTAATGTTTTCTTTGGATTTTGTGACAAAATTTGCCCCTTTTCATTAAGTGGATTTATAATTCATATTATATGGAAAAATACTTAAGGGCACCTCTAAAAACTATTGTTAATAAATAATAAACATCAATTTGGATAAAATAGCAATAATTTATAAAGCAACGCTTAATTGGAGATTTTAATGGATGCAGCCAAATATATTTGGATGAATGGAGAATTTGTAGCTTGGGAAGATGCTAAAATACATGTACTCTCCCACACGCTACACTATGGAAATGGTGTAATAGAAGGTACTAAAGCTTACAAAACTGAAAAAGGGTATGCAATTTTTCGTTTAAATGAGCATACTACAAGATTAAAAGAATCAGCAAAAATGACTCTTATTGATATTCCTTATACAGTTGAGGAGATGAATAAAGTTCAAATAGAGTTAATTAAAAAGAATGAGTTTGAAGGAGATAATGTTTACATTAGACCTTTTGCATTTTTAGGCTATGGAGTTATGGGTGTTTATCATAAAGATGCTCCTGTTGAAACTGTTATGTCAGCTTGGGAATGGGGTGCTTATCTTGGTGAAGATGGGCTTAAAAATGGAATTAGGCTTAAAATAGCATCTATGACACGCCCAGCCAATACTTCAAATATGGGTAAAGCGAAAGCATCTGCTAACTATTTAAACTCTCAAATGGCTAAATTTGAAGCTATTGATTGTGGATATGATGAAGCACTTCTTTTAGATGACCAAGGTTATGTAGCAGAAGCGAGTGGAGCTTGTTTTTTTATGGTTAAAAATGGAGAATTAATTACTCCTCCAAATGATAACTCTTTAGCATCTATAACTCAAAAAATGGTTATAGAAATGGCTGAAGATTTTGGTATAAAAGTAACTCGTAGAAGAATAACAAGAGAAGAGGTTTATGTTGCAGATGAAGCATTTTTAACAGGAACAGCAGCAGAAATAACTCCAGTAGCAAATGTAGATGCTAGAGATATTGGCTGTGGTTCTCGTGGAAAAATGACTGAAAAAATTCAGAGTACATATTTTGATATAGTTTTTGGGCGTAATAAAAAATACGAACATTACTTAACATATATAGATTAGGAAATAAAAATGAAAGAGGAGAATATTTTAATGGCATCAGATATGAATGATTATTTTAACAAAAAAAAGAGCGAGAGTGGTGGATTTGGAAAAAAATCTAGCGGTGGTTCAGGTGGTGGCAGTGGTCCACAAATACCAAAAATTGATTTAAATTTTGGTGGAGGTAAAGCGGGGATAGTTTATTTTATTGTTGCTGTTATTATCATGTTAGTTTTAGCAAAACCTTTTACTATTGTTGAAGAGGGACAACGCGGTATTTTAAGTACAAATGGTAAGTATCAAGACCAAGCACTTCTACCGGGACTTCATTTTATCATTCCTGTTATTCAAAGAGTATATATTGTAGATACAAAAGTTCGTATTATTAACTATGCTTCTCGTATTGAAGCAACAGGTGGTCAATCTGGAATAGGATCTAAACCAGCTATTACAGTTCTTGATAAGCGTGGTCTTCCTGTTTCTATTGAGCTTACTGTTCAGTATAGACTTAACTCTCAGTTTGCAGCACAGACTATCTCTAACTGGGGCTTTTCTTGGGAAGATAAAATTATTAATCCTGTTGTAAGAGATGTAGTTCGTAATGTTGTTGGTAAGTACGATGCGGAATCGCTTCCACAAAAAAGAAATACTATAGCTGATGAGATTGAAACAGGAATCCGTAATAGTGTTAGTGGACTTAAAAATTCTCCAGCAGACTTACAATCAGTTCAACTTCGTGAGATTGTTTTACCTACTAAAGTAAAAGAACAAATAGAAGCGGTTCAAATAGCAAAACAAGCTGTGCAAAAAGCAGAACAAGATGTTCAGCGTGTAAAACAAGAAGCATTGAAGCGTGCTGCAGAAGCTGAAGGTATAGCTCAAAAGAAAAGAATCGAAGCACAAGGTATAGCAGATGCTGTAACGATTCAAGCAGATGCAAAAGCAAAAGCAAATATATTGATTTCAAAATCATTAACAACTAAACTTTTACAGTTAGAGCAGATGAAAGTTCAAGGTAAGTTTAACGATGCTCTTAGAGATAATAAAGATGCAAAAATCTTCTTAACTCCTGGTGGTTCAACTCCAAATATTTGGGTTGATATGAAAAATGCTAAACAGAGAACTACGGCGCGTTAATGAGTGTAGATGCTATCTTAAATAGAGTAGATTGGCAAAAGTCTGAACTTTTGCCAGTTATCATTCAAGATGAAAAAAATAGTGAAGTTTTGATGATGGCTTATATGAATAAAGAAGCACTAGAACTCTCCCTTACTACAAAAATAGCGCATTACTTCTCAAGAAGTAAACAGCGCATCTGGAAAAAAGGTGAGAGCAGTGGACATATTCAAAAAATACACTCTTTTCATATAGACTGTGATAATGATACTCTTCTTTTAAAAGTAACGCAAGAAGGAGTAGCTTGTCATACAGGCAGGCGTTCATGCTTTTTCACAGAACTAGAAAGTGGAGATGTAACAGCTGATGTAGAAGTTAGCTCAGAGGCTCTTTATGGAGTTATAGATACACTATATCATACTATACAAGAGAGAAAACTTGCGGATCCAACAACTTCATGGACAGCAAAATTAATCAGTAAAGGTGACAATACAATTTTGAAAAAAGTTGTAGAAGAAGCTGGTGAGTTTAGTTTTGCATACAAAGATGATGATGAAGCTGAGATGATTTATGAAGCGGCAGATTTGACTTACCATATGTTGGTTGCTCTTGCTGTAAAAAATATATCCCCAGATAGAATTAAACAAGAGTTAGCAAGAAGATTTAACATGAGTGGAATAGCTGAAAAAAATTCTAGAGAAAACTAAGTAGGAAAGAATTATAGTGAAAGAAAAAATAACCGCCTTTATAAATGAGCTTATAACATACGATTATATTCTTTTTGGCGGTGCTTTTATACTCTTTATATTATTTATAATATTGGGTATTGTGCTTAGAAAAAAAACATTTTTAGCAATCTTTTTTATACTCCTTTCTTTTGTTATCCTTTTTGGTTTTCCAACAATCGGTTATGTGAAGATGCATGAGTTTTTATTTAAAAATTCTATTGAACTAGTTAGTGAAAAAAAGCTTACTTTTACAAAAGCAGTTGTTATAAATGCAACTATAACAAATGACTCAAAGCGCTATTTTAAAACTTGTAGAATTACCGCTAAAGCATATAAAGTAAGTAAAAATAAACTCAAAAGTTTTATATATTCATTTAAATCATTTAAAAAAATGTCGATTATACTTCAAGATATAGAAGTAGGTCAAACAAGAGAGTTTAAAATGTTTTTAGAACCTTTTACCTACTCAAAAAAATACCATATTTTATTAGGAGCAAAGTGTAAATGACAACACTTAATTACTGGCACTTTATTGTTATAGCTGTGATACTTTTTATTTTTGCAGGAGGTTTATACACATCAATAAAACAAGAAAATAAAAAACTTATATTTCCTATGATAATTTCTGTTTCACTTATAAGTGTCTTACTTTTAGGTTTTTCTATTGTTGTTGTTGATAAATATACAAAACTTCCTAAACTGTATAAAATGAAAAATAAAAGACTGCTAAGTATAGAAAAAGTTGTTTATACTGGCATAGTTAAAAATGAAGGTAACCATGAAATAGGTGAAGTAACTTTTGAGATAAAACTTGTAAATAAAGGTCATGTGACAGGTAATGTAAAAGGTGGATCTTACTTTAAAGCAAGTGGTTTTTTAGATTTTTTTAAAGGCGGTTCAAATATTTTGTATAAACCTCAATCAATTACAAAAGAGTTTGTTGTCGCTAGAAATCTAAAACCAGGACAAGCAAAATCTTTTAGAGTTTACTTTGATTGGCCACCTTACTTTAGAAGTGTTTCTCATTTTGCTAAGGTTTATGGACACTAGTAAAATACTTAGTATTTTAATCTTAGTGGTTTTAATGCTTTGTTAATATTTTTAACTTGTTTATTTTTATCTCTACACCAATCAGGAGATAGAAGTGAAGAGTCGTTTATACCTGCTGTAACTCTTTGAACAGAAACATTTTTAGGTTTAATTAAAATTGATTTTACTAAAGTATCGAGATACTCTTCCTCTGTAATCGGTTTAAATTTACCTTTTAAAAAATCATTTGCAAGAGCTGTTTTTTTCACTACATATAATGGATGATATTTAACAGAATCAATACCCCATTCATAGGCTTGTTTAGAAGTTTCTAGCATCATCTCTTGAGTTTCATTAGGAAGTCCAAATATAAGATGCCCACAAACATTTAGACCTTTTGCTTTAGACTTTAAAATCCATTTTTTAACATTTGCACTATCATGACCGCGATTTATTTTAGCAAGAGTTTCATCATAGACAGACTGTATGCCAAATTCTATCCAAATCTCTTTCTCTTTGTTTAATTCACATAGATAATCAAGAGTTTTATCTGTAATAGAATCAGAACGAGTTCCGATGCTAAGACCAACAACATTAGGAAATGAAAGAGCTTTATCATAAAGGGCTTTTAGAGTTTCAAAGGGAGCATAAGTATTTGTAAAAGATTGAAAATATACTAAAAACTTTTCTGCTCCGTACTCATTTTTTTGTCTTTTACTAATGGAGTTAAACTGAATCTCTAGTTGTTCAAGTTGCTTTTGTAAAAAAGGATTTTCTTTAGAATTTAGGTTTAGATGAAAACCTTTAAGCTCTTGTATTTGATTTGTACTTGCTGAAAAAGAGTCATTTTCACAAAAAGTACAACCACCTTTTGCAACTGTTCCATCTATATTTGGGCAAGTAAAGCCAGAAATGTTTATACCAACTTTGTAAACTTTACAGGCGAATTTATTTTTTAGATAGTTGCCATAAGTGTATATCTGCTCCATTTTTAATTCTTCTTTTTTAGGATGCAAAATCCTAAAAAATTCCTCTCACTAAAGCTTTGCCTACGACAAAAAACGAAACTAGATAGTTTCATCAAACTATATACTTCCCTGTAAAACAAGCGGTACAGTAGTTGTCCTGTTTACTATTTACACTTCTAAGTAGAGATGCTTCGTCTAAATAAGCTAAAGAGTCTGCTTCTATATACTTACAAATTTCATCTAGTGACATATTTGCAGCTATGAGTTTATCTTTGTTTGGAGTATCTACACCATAGTAACAAGGGTCAGTAGTTGGAGGGGAAGATACACGCATGTGAACCTCACTCGCACCAGCTTCTTTTAGCATCCTTATAATTCTTCTTGAAGTAGTTCCACGAACAATAGAATCATCAACAACTATAACTCTTTTACCTTTTATAATATCTGTCATTGGAGAGAGTTTCATTTTAACTTTTAAGTCACGCATCTCTTGAGTTGGTTCTATAAAAGTACGACCAATATAATGGTTTCTCATTATCCCCATTTCATAAGGGATACCACTTTCTTGTGCATAACCAATAGCAGAAGGAACCCCTCCATCAGGAACAGGAACAACTAAGTCTGCTTCAACAGGTTCTATTTTCGCGAGTTCTCTTCCCATATTTTTTCTTGTTTTATAAACTGACTGACCATAAACTAAAGAGTCAGGTCTAGCAAAATATACATACTCAAAAATACAATGTTTTGGAGTTGGTTCAAAGATTTTTATACTTTTAGGTTCTCGCCCTTCTTTAAAAATAAGAAGTTCACCTGGTTCTACATCTCTTACAAATTCAGCACTTACAAGGTCAAAAGCACAGGTTTCACTAGCTACAATGTAGCCACCATTTGGTAATCGTCCAAGACTAAGCGGACGAAATCCAAAACGGTCACGCATAGCAAACATTTTTGTTCTACTTAAAAAAACTAAAGAAAAAGCACCTTCAATTCTTTGAACAGCATCTATAATTCTAGGGGTTAGTTTGTCTTCTTCACTTTTAGCGATTAGATGTATAAGATTTTCTGTATCCATAAAGGTTTGAAATATCGCACCTTTTTTTATAAGGTTATTTCTAACTTCTTCTGCGTTTGTGAGGTTACCGTTATGAACTATTGCCATCTCACCTAAGTCATATCTGGCAAATACCGGTTGAGCATCTAGTATAGAGTCATCGCCAGCAGTTGAATAACGAGTATGACCAATCGCACTAGAACCACTTAGAGTTTTTAACTTAGCTTCATCAAAAACACGCATAACTAAACCACGCTTTTTAATGGTACGAAGTTTTTGTCCATCTGAAGCACTTATACCTGCGGCTTCTTGACCACGATGTTGGAGTGCATGAAGTGAAAAATAGGCTAGTTTAGAAGCTTCTTCATGTCCAAAAATTCCTACAACCGCACATTTTTCGTTAACATCTTCGCTCAATGGTTTTCCTTGTTAATCAGTAATAAATAATTAATCGAATTATACTAAATTTGTCCTAAAGTTTTTATAATTAATCTCAAAAAACTTATTTTTTGTAGCTTTAGGGGGTTGTAGGGACAGTATGTCCCTTCTATTATAATGGGCTTTGCTCATTATAATATGTAATAATTACAGTTCTAAACAATCGCTTATTGAGTAAAGTCCAGCTTGTTTATCAGCTAACCAAGCTCCTGCGCGAATAGCACCTTTAGAAAAAGTGTTTCTTGAAGTTGCGGTATGATTTAACTCTATAAATTCTCCATCATTGTAAAAACCAACAGTGTGACGACCTACAATATCTCCCCACGAAGAGCCATAACAGAGATTTCATCTTTAGTTCTTTCTCCGATATTTCCATCTCTACCGCTGATGCGAACTTTATCTAAGTCAAGTCCTCGTCCATTTGCAGCAGATTCACCAAGAGTTAGGGCAGTTCCACTAGGTGCATCTTTTTTATGTTTATGATGCATCTCTACTATTTCTATATCAAAATCTTTTAGAGCAGCTGATGCTTGAAAAACTAGCTTGTTTAGTAAAGCTACCCTAAAGACATATTTGTAGCATATAAAATCGGCATAAGTTCACTTGTTTGTTTTAAAAGATTTAGTTGGTGCGTGTTTAAACCAGTTGTACCGATGACTAAAGGTTTAGGATTTTTTATAGCTGCTTCTAAAAGTGCTTCACAAGCCTCAGGAAGAGAAAAATCTATAACTATGTCACAAGCGTCTAAAAATGAATTTATATTTGTAGATACTAAAACAGATGGATCAATAGAAAAATTTAACTCATTTCTTACAAATACACTACTTAAACTTATATCTTGTGTATTTCTTAAATCATCAATTATCAGTTGTCCAACTCTACCATTTGCACCAAATACACCAACTTTAATCATAATTTACCTTTTAGCCGTTTAGTTTTTCATCAACGAAAGAGATGACTTGAAGAGCAGCGACAGAACCATCTCCAGCAGCACTTACAACTTGTTTTGGAGCAGCTATACGCATGTCGCCAGTTGCATAAAGTCCAGCTGTTGAAGTCGCCATAGAAATATCTACTATTACTTGACCTTGCTTATTCATATCACATAAAAAACTGCCATCTTCTTGTATAAGTGCTTGGTTGTTTACATCATTTCCTACAAAAGTAAAAACTCCTGGAACATCAATGTCACGAAGTTCTCCATTGTTGTTTTTAACTCGTATGCCAGTAACACCCATTTTATCGCCATAAACTTCATCAGGAACTGAGTTTAAAACAAGCTCTATGTTTTTGGTATTTTTAAGTCTATTTACAGTGTTTGGAGCTGAGCGAAATTCATCTCTTCTGTGAATCAAATAAACTTTTGAGCAGATTTTTGCAAGGTAAAGAGCTTCTTCTAAAGCTGTATCTCCACCACCAATAACTGCAACTTCTTTTCCTTTGTAGAAAAATCCATCACAAGTAGCACAAGTGCTTACTCCTCGACCAAAAAATTCATCTTCACCAGCAAAACCTGCACGACGAGGAGATGAACCCGTTCCGATGATAACTGAATGAGCTTTGGTTGTTGCTCCACCTTCTTGATGAATAGTAAAAATATCTCCATCTTTACTAACGCGAGTAACATTTA
Coding sequences:
- a CDS encoding DUF2393 family protein, which encodes MKEKITAFINELITYDYILFGGAFILFILFIILGIVLRKKTFLAIFFILLSFVILFGFPTIGYVKMHEFLFKNSIELVSEKKLTFTKAVVINATITNDSKRYFKTCRITAKAYKVSKNKLKSFIYSFKSFKKMSIILQDIEVGQTREFKMFLEPFTYSKKYHILLGAKCK
- the hisIE gene encoding bifunctional phosphoribosyl-AMP cyclohydrolase/phosphoribosyl-ATP diphosphatase HisIE produces the protein MSVDAILNRVDWQKSELLPVIIQDEKNSEVLMMAYMNKEALELSLTTKIAHYFSRSKQRIWKKGESSGHIQKIHSFHIDCDNDTLLLKVTQEGVACHTGRRSCFFTELESGDVTADVEVSSEALYGVIDTLYHTIQERKLADPTTSWTAKLISKGDNTILKKVVEEAGEFSFAYKDDDEAEMIYEAADLTYHMLVALAVKNISPDRIKQELARRFNMSGIAEKNSREN
- a CDS encoding NAD(P)/FAD-dependent oxidoreductase produces the protein MLDCAIIGGGPAGLTAGLYTTRGGLENVTMFEKGMPGGQIMNSSEIENYPGVTGEITGMDLMMPWPEQCQKFGLKHEMINVTRVSKDGDIFTIHQEGGATTKAHSVIIGTGSSPRRAGFAGEDEFFGRGVSTCATCDGFFYKGKEVAVIGGGDTALEEALYLAKICSKVYLIHRRDEFRSAPNTVNRLKNTKNIELVLNSVPDEVYGDKMGVTGIRVKNNNGELRDIDVPGVFTFVGNDVNNQALIQEDGSFLCDMNKQGQVIVDISMATSTAGLYATGDMRIAAPKQVVSAAGDGSVAALQVISFVDEKLNG
- a CDS encoding branched-chain amino acid transaminase — encoded protein: MDAAKYIWMNGEFVAWEDAKIHVLSHTLHYGNGVIEGTKAYKTEKGYAIFRLNEHTTRLKESAKMTLIDIPYTVEEMNKVQIELIKKNEFEGDNVYIRPFAFLGYGVMGVYHKDAPVETVMSAWEWGAYLGEDGLKNGIRLKIASMTRPANTSNMGKAKASANYLNSQMAKFEAIDCGYDEALLLDDQGYVAEASGACFFMVKNGELITPPNDNSLASITQKMVIEMAEDFGIKVTRRRITREEVYVADEAFLTGTAAEITPVANVDARDIGCGSRGKMTEKIQSTYFDIVFGRNKKYEHYLTYID
- a CDS encoding fatty acid desaturase family protein, with product MSQNPKKTLDEILKQREDRDAIVSTEEALEVEKQEAIWADEANEETHIFNEVEDESPTKIFEALPANHIYAKYEDIDKDLLQKDIEEIKEKLGPVSEKDFQHLLKLERWSRGATFAGFFMIYLVTALEVSIGLGAFGFWTLGIIAAILVGVGNVTRWADITHPILHGAYDKVPNIPLKYKKKGYARGARRYIDWLDWIKPDAWEYEHNIMHHYHLGEDDDPDNVEKNLQWLINFPAPFWSKKVLVYAFACVWKPTYYAPNTMRILNNKERRKNKLPETDEYNYLPFSQTGRKLWKDFYLPYGLFQFVAMPLLFLPLGWTAVVSALIILVMAEVYANLHSFLVIVPNHSAGDIYQFSEPHKSQGEFYLRQIMGSVNYNTGTDLIDFTHGFLNYQIEHHLFPNTPQSYQQKMQPLVKEICLKHNIEYRQESVFKRIGMTVNLMVGKDKILRVDGI
- a CDS encoding prohibitin family protein, whose product is MASDMNDYFNKKKSESGGFGKKSSGGSGGGSGPQIPKIDLNFGGGKAGIVYFIVAVIIMLVLAKPFTIVEEGQRGILSTNGKYQDQALLPGLHFIIPVIQRVYIVDTKVRIINYASRIEATGGQSGIGSKPAITVLDKRGLPVSIELTVQYRLNSQFAAQTISNWGFSWEDKIINPVVRDVVRNVVGKYDAESLPQKRNTIADEIETGIRNSVSGLKNSPADLQSVQLREIVLPTKVKEQIEAVQIAKQAVQKAEQDVQRVKQEALKRAAEAEGIAQKKRIEAQGIADAVTIQADAKAKANILISKSLTTKLLQLEQMKVQGKFNDALRDNKDAKIFLTPGGSTPNIWVDMKNAKQRTTAR
- a CDS encoding DUF2393 family protein, with the protein product MTTLNYWHFIVIAVILFIFAGGLYTSIKQENKKLIFPMIISVSLISVLLLGFSIVVVDKYTKLPKLYKMKNKRLLSIEKVVYTGIVKNEGNHEIGEVTFEIKLVNKGHVTGNVKGGSYFKASGFLDFFKGGSNILYKPQSITKEFVVARNLKPGQAKSFRVYFDWPPYFRSVSHFAKVYGH
- the purF gene encoding amidophosphoribosyltransferase; this translates as MSEDVNEKCAVVGIFGHEEASKLAYFSLHALQHRGQEAAGISASDGQKLRTIKKRGLVMRVFDEAKLKTLSGSSAIGHTRYSTAGDDSILDAQPVFARYDLGEMAIVHNGNLTNAEEVRNNLIKKGAIFQTFMDTENLIHLIAKSEEDKLTPRIIDAVQRIEGAFSLVFLSRTKMFAMRDRFGFRPLSLGRLPNGGYIVASETCAFDLVSAEFVRDVEPGELLIFKEGREPKSIKIFEPTPKHCIFEYVYFARPDSLVYGQSVYKTRKNMGRELAKIEPVEADLVVPVPDGGVPSAIGYAQESGIPYEMGIMRNHYIGRTFIEPTQEMRDLKVKMKLSPMTDIIKGKRVIVVDDSIVRGTTSRRIIRMLKEAGASEVHMRVSSPPTTDPCYYGVDTPNKDKLIAANMSLDEICKYIEADSLAYLDEASLLRSVNSKQDNYCTACFTGKYIV
- a CDS encoding TIGR01212 family radical SAM protein (This family includes YhcC from E. coli K-12, an uncharacterized radical SAM protein.), encoding MEQIYTYGNYLKNKFACKVYKVGINISGFTCPNIDGTVAKGGCTFCENDSFSASTNQIQELKGFHLNLNSKENPFLQKQLEQLEIQFNSISKRQKNEYGAEKFLVYFQSFTNTYAPFETLKALYDKALSFPNVVGLSIGTRSDSITDKTLDYLCELNKEKEIWIEFGIQSVYDETLAKINRGHDSANVKKWILKSKAKGLNVCGHLIFGLPNETQEMMLETSKQAYEWGIDSVKYHPLYVVKKTALANDFLKGKFKPITEEEYLDTLVKSILIKPKNVSVQRVTAGINDSSLLSPDWCRDKNKQVKNINKALKPLRLKY